One Coffea eugenioides isolate CCC68of chromosome 2, Ceug_1.0, whole genome shotgun sequence genomic window, AACCGGCGACACAATCTTTGGATATTCATCTACTTCCCATTTAAGTTTTGTATTCCATATTAAGTGCCCATTCAACACAATCAGTTCTAGTTTACAGAATATATTTGCAATTATTCTGGTTCAATTACCTTCTAGTGTAAATATCTGCACAATAATTCCactctcaatatttttatttggaatttaagATATAATTCCACTCTAGTATATTATTACATGGAAGCACCAAATGTGTCATATACTAGGCATGGTAGGTGATCGATGCTTTCATGCTGACAAAATGACTAATTGACTATTTGCATGACATAATACAAATCAAAAGGTACAAAACTAGCAGACCATTAACTCCTGACAAGTTAGagtcattctttttttttttccttgacaTTTCTCACCTCTCAAATGTGACGTAGTTATTTCTTTATTCTTCGATATATTTTACACTATACTTGCCCCAAAATTTCAAATAGTAGTCCGTCCGGATCAAGGGTCTCTTTagttgaattttgtaatttttatgACTTTTGATAGAAATTCAAATAACCTTAGTGTAGTTATAATTTTCATGCTACTAATTTAATTGAATGAACTGAGAAATTTGCTTTTATACTACAATGAGGACAtgttaattataattatatgtaTCGGACAAAATTAGAGACAATACTACAACTTGAGAGGTACAGGCTATAATTGGAGCTTGCATTATCTCCTATGATATGATTTATATTGATTCGTCCAAACCCGCTCATTAATAAGTGGATCTGAGAATGCAATACAATTTGAATGAATTTTAACTTTACATGAGTAACTCAGTTAGATTCATTTAATTAGTAGATACTGGGTTAATTCATTTCACCCATTTACATCCATTTAAAAGCAATTACATGTTCAAAATCAATATTTGGCGAGTTTTAAGgggatatatttgaattttttattgaTCTAATCACAATAAAATATCATGggaaagaattaaaaaaaatagaatttcaAACAGGTCATAAACTCATGCACATTTATGCCTATTTAGTGTCAATGGATCAATTTAATTATACCATCGCCCAATTATAATCCCGTCCAAACCATTTTGACTCCTTCTGAATGTTAAGCTATCTATAACTATGCACAACAAAATTACTATAACAACTTACATCACCTTGCAAAATGTATCGAAATTAAACCAACACAGAGGAACGAGAGGGAAGTGAGGTGAACTGTTGAGAACTCTTCCCATAAGTATATGGCAGTTGCAATTATCATTGTAGCCAATTTGGGAGTTTAggttagaaaagaaaatatgGGAAATGTTAagttatgaaagaaaaaaaaaaaaaggagattttAACGTTGTTGTCTGGAAGTTAAGGTAAAAAAATGGATGACTtcggatatatatatattaataaaaatttgttcaaTACACGTACaaattgtatttaaaaaaattttattcgaCAGAGTCAGCTTCTTCTTTACTTGCCAGCCATCATTTCAAGCAAAGTAGTAGGAGTTCATCCCTTCAAATCATATGCTTTCCGCTCTTTTTCTGCCGCTCAAATACTGCCAAACGTTAGAAAGACGCCTTTCTTGtcaccttcttttcttttctcgtcAAATCACAGCTCCCAAACTAGCTATAGCGACAAATCAAACATCACAATCATCTCGTCACCACATGATTCTAATGTTGGAAATTTCATTAGCAAGCAAGCAAATTTTAAGCAACCAagaggaaaatgaaaattttatacaAGCAACAGCGAGCTAATGCAATATTAAATTGTTGGGAATGGTAGCTGCCGGAGTTATGGTGTCATTGATACCAGGGATCGGCTCCACTTGGCCATTAATGAAGAGCCCATTTTTCAGGCGATCGAGTACTATCAGCCTCCGCTTCATCAGCGAAAACACCAAGCGACTTGAGCAGCAGGGGCACGCCATTCGCCGTTATTTTAACCACCCTGGTTACCAGATCCAAGAAGAAGGCCAGGTTGATCGCCATGATTACAGAGTCTTCTTGCTTGATAATACTGGCAAAAAGGTATACGAAAAATaataggggaaaaaaaatcaaattcttcatatgTTATTTGACCATGATCTGACGATATTGTGTCAGAAAATGTTAAACCAACTCACTGAACTAAAGAGATAACTGACTCAGTGAAGTGAGAGAATGGATAAATTGGGTTCTTCTGTCAACGTTTCAGTTTCAATTATTTCATTAGATGAACTTTGCTCAGTTTTGGAAACGTGTTAAAAGGGGTGAGGAATCCTGCTGCTTAGAATCTGCTCtttgttttaaaacaaaacaaagaccCTTTAAATACTGCGCTATATTCGGTCCAGGAAATGCTCGAATTCG contains:
- the LOC113759230 gene encoding soluble inorganic pyrophosphatase 6, chloroplastic-like — translated: MVAAGVMVSLIPGIGSTWPLMKSPFFRRSSTISLRFISENTKRLEQQGHAIRRYFNHPGYQIQEEGQVDRHDYRVFLLDNTGKKISPWHDIPLHVGNGAFNFVAEISKDSNLRMELATDELYTPLKQDKIRGRIW